The Osmia bicornis bicornis chromosome 9, iOsmBic2.1, whole genome shotgun sequence genome has a segment encoding these proteins:
- the LOC114878247 gene encoding endoplasmic reticulum aminopeptidase 1-like isoform X4, which produces MSEQDVDDVAILTDSNTGLHKRSIYEHNGIVCSQKRALCIATVVFAILFAISLIIAFAGPQNDCPCAGEKPANLEIEDDEKSSEPLATNGEVFPWNNVRLPTFAHPTRYNITIHPNLTTLDVKGQVTIEFYVDKETNYIVFHSKNLTINEKMVQDRKGHRLKIAKLLEYPKHQQLYLELEESKFRKRGNYTVHLRFISKLTSELEGFYLSSYVTPEGEKRFLATTHFEPTYARSAFPCFDEPQFKAKFKVSIFRDRFHIALCNMPVMNTEDAGFYMGTGLLRDDFQESVEMSTYLVAFVVCDFKRVSELTKRNVSVSVYAAEAMLPQAKYAVTTAARTMDYFESFFGVHYPLPKQDLIAIPDFAAGAMENWGLITYRETSILYDPQETSTNAHEWVAVVIAHELAHQWFGNLVTMKWWNDLWLNEGAASFFEYKGVNYISPEWSMMDQFILDKTQPALDLDALASSHPISVPVKDPNEIEAIFDDISYNKGASILNMLEGFLCEDVLKSGLNDYLTSHSYGNADTNDLWAAFTKHANNSFDVKVIMDTWTQQMGFPLITITRDKNTITATQKRFLISPKENDTEVSQPKSPYDYKWYVPLSYYTDKEPRKLHNVWMNLTDVTFEIPSDVEYIKCNVNQSGFYRVTYPEEMWISIITTLLNDHTKFSPADRANLIDDAFTLCEAGELNATIPLDLSLYLLNERDYVPWVTALGYLHSWKGRLSESTGYKKYITFLKRLLTPVIKYVGWTDEGSHLKKLLRIAVLQSAVSIKLEDVVKPAKTLFEDWMLRGKRIAPNIRDVVYVAGIKFGGEKEWNHCWQNYQQTQVPSEKRIMLQALGATTDHWLLQRYLLRSLDREMVRSQDVETVIASVATNSEGQFLAWRHLKAYWPQIHALFGNGSLTMGGVISVVISDFFTEYDYYEVSEFFKKVDVGSGRRALEQSLETIKFNIHWVKENAEAVDQWLVNYLNVHTS; this is translated from the exons ATGAGCGAGCAGGATGTCGATGACGTTGCCATCCTGACAG ACAGCAACACAGGATTGCACAAACGTAGTATTTACGAGCACAATGGAATTGTGTGTTCTCAAAAAAGGGCTCTCTGCATAGCCACGGTCGTTTTTGCGATCCTTTTCGCCATATCACTCATcattgccttcgcgggaccACAGAATG ACTGCCCTTGCGCTGGAGAAAAGCCAGCGAACCTGGAAATCGAGGACGATGAAAAAAGCAGCGAACCTCTTGCAACTAACGGAGAG GTATTTCCTTGGAACAATGTAAGACTACCAACATTTGCGCATCCTACTAGGTACAACATTACCATCCATCCAAATCTTACCACTTTAGATGTAAAAG GACAGGTCACAATCGAATTCTATGTCGATAAAGAGACCAACTATATCGTCTTCCATAGCAAAAATTTGACAATAAATGAAAAA ATGGTTCAAGATCGTAAAGGTCACAGATTGAAAATCGCAAAATTGCTGGAGTATCCGAAACATCAGCAACTATATCTAGAATTGGAGGAGAGCAAATTTCGAAAAAGAGGAAATTATACGGTACACCTCAGGTTCATTTCAAAGCTCACGAGTGAACTCGAAGGATTCTACCTTAGCAGCTATGTCACGCCAGAAGGAGAAAAGAG GTTTCTTGCCACGACTCACTTTGAGCCGACGTATGCACGCTCAGCGTTTCCGTGTTTTGACGAGCCGCAATTCAAAGCAAAATTTAAAGTTTCAATATTCAGGGATAGATTTCATATTGCATTGTGCAATATGCCTGTAATGAATACCGAAGATGCGGGATTTTATATGGGAACAGGATTG CTCCGCGATGACTTCCAAGAATCTGTGGAAATGTCAACATATTTAGTGGCGTTCGTGGTTTGTGATTTTAAGCGAGTTTCCGAGTTGACTAAAAGAAATGTTTCCGTGAGCGTTTACGCGGCAGAAGCGATGCTACCGCAAGCAAAGTATGCGGTGACCACAGCTGCTCGTACAATGGACTATTTCGAATCTTTTTTCGGAGTACATTATCCATTGCCCAAACAAG ATTTAATAGCTATTCCTGATTTTGCTGCCGGTGCAATGGAGAACTGGGGCCTAATTACGTACCGAGAAACGTCTATACTTTACGATCCACAAGAGACATCGACTAACGCTCACGAATGGGTTGCTGTAGTTATAGCACACGAATTAGCCCATCAATGGTTCGGCAATCTTGTCACTATGAAATGGTGGAATGATCTATGGTTGAACGAAGGAGCAGCTAGTTTTTTCGAATACAAAGGAGTAAATTATATATCACCGGAATGGAGCATGATGGatcaatttattttagatAAAACACAACCGGCACTCGATCTTGATGCCTTAGCTAGCAGCCATCCTATAAGCGTGCCCGTTAAAGACCCTAACGAGATAGAAGCTATATTCGATGATATCAGTTACAATAAGGGTGCTTCCATTCTCAACATGCTCGAGGGCTTTCTATGTGAAGATGTTCTTAAAAGTGGATTAAATGATTACTTGACTTCCCATTCATACGGAAATGCAGACACAAATGACCTCTGGGCAGCCTTCACGAAACATGCTAATAATTCATTTGACGTGAAA GTTATTATGGACACATGGACCCAACAGATGGGTTTCCCATTGATTACAATCACTCGTGATAAGAACACTATCACGGCGACCCAGaagagatttttaatttcaccaaAAGAAAACGATACAGAAGTATCACAACCAAAGTCACCTTATGACTACAAGTGGTACGTCCCGTTGAGCTACTACACAGACAAAGAACCGCGCAAGCTTCACAACGTATGGATGAATTTAACTGATG taACTTTTGAAATACCGAGCGACGTCGAGtatataaaatgtaatgtGAATCAAAGTGGATTTTATCGGGTGACTTATCCAGAAGAAATGTGGATATCAATCATTACCACCTTGTTAAATGATCATACGAAATTCAGTCCAGCCGATCGTGCTAATCTTATCGATGATGCATTTACCCTATGCGAAGCAGGCGAATTAAACGCTACGATACCGCTCGACTTATCTTTGTATCTTTTAAATGAAAGGGATTACGTGCCGTGGGTTACAGCACTGGGATATTTACACTCCTGGAAGGGAAGGCTGAGCGAAAGTACCGGATACaaaaagtatattacatttttgaaAAGATTATTAACACCGGTTATAAAATATGTCGGTTGGACAGACGAAGGATCTCATTTGAAAAA ATTATTAAGAATTGCGGTACTTCAATCAGCTGTGTCTATAAAGTTGGAGGATGTCGTTAAACCAGCAAAAACTCTCTTCGAAGATTGGATGTTAAGAGGCAAACGAATTGCACCTAATATACGAGATGTTGTATACGTTGCAg GAATAAAATTTGGCGGTGAAAAAGAGTGGAATCATTGTTGGCAGAATTATCAACAAACTCAGGTACCCAGTGAGAAAAGAATAATGCTGCAAGCCCTGGGAGCGACGACAGATCATTGGTTACTGCAACGTTACCTTTTACGTTCGTTGGATCGAGAAATGGTGAGGTCACAAGACGTTGAAACTGTTATAGCCTCTGTCGCTACCAATTCCGAGGGTCAATTCCTTGCATGGCGTCATCTTAAAGCATACTGGCCACAAATACATGCTTTATTTGGAAATGGTTCGCTCACAATGGGGGGAGTGATCTCGGTCGTGATTTCGGATTTCTTCACGGAATACGATTATTACGAG GTGTCGGAGTTCTTCAAGAAAGTAGACGTCGGAAGTGGCCGACGAGCATTGGAACAGAGCCTAGAAACAATCAAATTCAATATACATTGGGTGAAAGAAAACGCGGAAGCCGTCGATCAATGGCTTGTAAACTATTTGAACGTTCACACGAGTTAA